One Pseudomonas fluorescens genomic region harbors:
- a CDS encoding DNA-3-methyladenine glycosylase — MTNVPLHSTPARLPVGLPDSFFERDAQVLAKDLLGKVIRHRVGELWLSARIIETEAYYFAEKGSHASLGYTEKRKALFLDGGHIYMYYARGGDSLNFSAQGPGNAVLIKSAYPWVDEVSGPASLAQMLLNNPDAQGRPRPTQKLCAGQTLLCKALGLKVPMWDAKRFDHELLLVEDTGPAPAHIIQTTRLGIPLGRDEHLLYRFVDAAYAQWCTRNPLRRGQVEGRDYLLL; from the coding sequence ATGACCAACGTGCCTCTTCATTCGACCCCTGCGCGCCTGCCCGTGGGCCTGCCGGACAGTTTTTTCGAGCGTGACGCCCAGGTCCTGGCCAAGGATCTGCTCGGCAAAGTCATCCGCCACCGGGTCGGCGAGCTGTGGCTGAGCGCGCGAATCATCGAAACCGAAGCGTATTACTTTGCCGAGAAAGGCAGTCACGCCTCGCTTGGCTACACAGAAAAACGTAAGGCTTTGTTTCTGGATGGCGGGCACATTTATATGTATTACGCCCGTGGCGGCGATTCGCTGAACTTCAGCGCGCAGGGTCCGGGCAATGCCGTGCTGATCAAATCGGCTTATCCATGGGTCGATGAAGTCAGCGGCCCGGCGAGCCTTGCGCAGATGCTGCTGAACAATCCCGATGCTCAGGGGCGGCCGCGGCCGACGCAAAAGTTGTGCGCCGGGCAAACGTTATTGTGCAAAGCGCTGGGTTTGAAAGTTCCGATGTGGGATGCCAAACGTTTCGATCATGAATTGCTGTTGGTGGAGGACACAGGGCCGGCGCCCGCGCACATCATTCAAACTACTCGGCTGGGCATTCCCCTCGGTCGGGACGAACATCTGCTGTACCGCTTCGTCGACGCCGCGTATGCACAATGGTGCACGCGGAACCCGCTGCGACGGGGTCAGGTCGAAGGCCGGGATTATCTCCTTCTGTAA
- a CDS encoding bifunctional DedA family/phosphatase PAP2 family protein, producing MGPWLDSVTGWLAANPQWLAAAVFIVACVECLAIAGLIVPGTVLLFAVAVLAGSGALSLSETLLLGFLGGILGDLISYFLGRHFHQNIRRLPGLRHHPEWMAGAESYFQRYGIASLLVGRFIGPLRPMLPMVAGMCDMPFPRFAAVSLLAAAGWSLAYLLPGWATGAAFRLPLPEGFWLEAGIVAASIAVMVGLSVNSSVRRHRRATIWISSMSLLILIGLFIGYPYLTALDKGVMALVQEHRQPALDEIAVTLTLIGEFRIMLLFSALLVLLLLLCKQWRQAAFACATLLVTAMANTTTKYFFARVRPEVLTEPLTSYSMPSGHASGAFALFLTLAVLAGRGQPPRMRLTWLLIGCIPALAIALSRVYLGAHWPTDVLAGAMLAACVCAASLWLSQRQTPLNAMPVKVWWLVLPVLVALFSFFVLRHLPHVMTRYAY from the coding sequence ATGGGCCCATGGCTCGATAGCGTGACCGGTTGGCTGGCAGCCAATCCGCAGTGGCTGGCCGCAGCGGTGTTCATCGTCGCGTGCGTGGAATGTCTGGCAATCGCCGGGCTGATCGTGCCGGGCACGGTGCTGCTGTTTGCCGTGGCGGTTCTGGCCGGCAGCGGCGCATTGTCATTGAGCGAAACCTTGCTGCTGGGTTTCCTTGGCGGCATCCTCGGCGATCTGATTTCGTACTTTCTCGGCCGACATTTCCATCAGAACATCCGCCGCCTGCCCGGTTTGCGCCATCACCCGGAATGGATGGCCGGCGCGGAAAGCTATTTCCAGCGTTACGGCATCGCCAGCCTGCTGGTGGGGCGCTTCATTGGCCCGTTGCGGCCGATGCTGCCGATGGTCGCCGGCATGTGCGACATGCCCTTCCCGCGTTTTGCCGCGGTCAGCCTGTTGGCCGCCGCGGGCTGGAGCCTGGCCTATCTGCTGCCGGGCTGGGCGACCGGCGCGGCGTTTCGCCTGCCATTGCCGGAGGGGTTCTGGCTGGAGGCCGGGATCGTCGCCGCCAGCATTGCAGTGATGGTCGGCTTGAGCGTCAACAGCAGCGTACGCCGCCATCGTCGCGCGACGATCTGGATCAGCAGCATGAGCCTGTTGATCCTGATCGGTCTGTTCATCGGCTACCCCTACCTGACCGCGCTGGACAAAGGGGTGATGGCCCTGGTGCAGGAACATCGCCAGCCGGCGCTGGATGAAATCGCCGTGACGCTGACCCTCATTGGCGAATTCCGCATCATGCTGCTCTTCAGCGCTCTGCTTGTGCTGCTCCTGCTGCTGTGCAAGCAGTGGCGCCAGGCAGCGTTCGCGTGCGCCACGCTGCTGGTCACCGCGATGGCGAATACCACCACCAAATATTTCTTCGCCCGGGTGCGACCGGAAGTTCTTACCGAACCGCTGACCAGTTACAGCATGCCCAGCGGCCATGCTTCCGGCGCCTTCGCGCTGTTTCTGACGCTGGCGGTACTGGCCGGGCGCGGGCAACCGCCACGCATGCGTCTGACCTGGCTGCTGATCGGCTGCATTCCGGCGCTGGCGATTGCATTGTCGCGGGTCTACCTTGGCGCGCACTGGCCGACCGACGTGTTGGCCGGGGCGATGCTCGCCGCGTGTGTCTGCGCCGCAAGCCTGTGGCTCAGCCAACGCCAGACGCCCCTCAATGCCATGCCAGTGAAAGTCTGGTGGCTGGTACTGCCGGTTCTCGTCGCGCTGTTCAGTTTCTTTGTGTTGCGCCACTTGCCGCATGTGATGACGCGATACGCTTATTGA
- a CDS encoding calcium-binding protein — MSKPFIQRHAQTDPNDPVRITDSEPDDLSGDSEGAVTDIADATVKPVLTAKTPSLEDLDSLFGPLRFGECTVTRKELVAMGATLDGKEITAANTYVASPDQSFIDALEFDPARVKQRLMSVASADAELVASLLYEVATHRSADAATLFSPAKEGSLDVGMDRIGKRLSSVQRLEITHSPLSEQLPDWVDQAKSRTMNVVGVGMQLYGLYSAYRGAIEALKQGDLGEVGINLGGAGAEITSIGVEYALVKTGEQMIRQGSQNLDLFSKTSSGKWLARSAGLVAAALTLPFDIYTAIKSFNDAAKTEGKKAQDLYVTGGLSVASGGISLALGIAALMGLKFAGPIGLVAAGLMIAGATIYQAVRVVDDIDDYIELTVGERWRAGWLAFWSMEQDAELMDRFNAAKTYSDYEKLLKKRSLGWLKKEFKERFEAVYIGRFDVTTQQREIHRLEWAEGEKPFDTVNKPIIKETDDILSAWDGLPDDNDRVVSDQRDAKKGVFWQLGDGNDLIMGVGDQPNHFSLGAGKKYLTGGNKDDAFVFQSAAQTLQAAYKEEPGTLKGGQGTDLLWLQGKHQHIDHGANPTPYLGYSIDLAQQKIELIPTDSTTKPVLFANIESIEKVETLAGAQNKVIGSEQADVIAANGDDGVDAGAGNDHISLRGNHVAAVGGAGLDTYHLHKASRRISIAEDGKDESIVYLGVPMEFVQRWTVQGETLVIHSLRDHQRASPQREVIIKNVYQTLGKQRSLHNAKWVFITADGYYLQPDWPTEITGTADVTLKVLVIVPGTAKAAPVLLNGSRTVEHGAPETFYCLDRGTKPRQLRINQSAQERQCTIFADFDSSEIKAVEASYTVSVKKGINTVLDYKSLSFKLTFAEGLLFIHEPMVQAAQNPADMGGGIMASGWKLLCDITLVMRDGVSYSLDFPRTNVREDARNPGYRLIQSLGSLRPRGGRYICAKPVTTRYELKATAQRIDLAASEYRSILHFEGRSNTYDLYPSKNVSLQLSTHEGSAASSTWNIYTQNVDERIYRQEIALNKNLLEIGSVHVQLPDSENPELPLETLYVMLTSGVTYKIHTLFNWIELFAIDASAYASVADVIAEIQQHKKFESNQVFEDTRVLIQNIQMQSSTVGDIYYIADTDTWELDSDPAQIINTDDLMITPRSNADSTEIDLKPVKE, encoded by the coding sequence TTGTCAAAGCCATTTATTCAACGCCACGCACAGACTGATCCCAATGACCCGGTACGGATCACCGATTCAGAACCTGACGACTTGTCCGGCGACAGCGAGGGCGCTGTCACGGATATTGCGGACGCCACCGTCAAACCGGTTTTGACTGCAAAGACCCCGAGCCTTGAAGACCTCGACAGCCTGTTCGGCCCCCTGCGATTCGGCGAGTGTACGGTGACGCGCAAAGAACTCGTCGCCATGGGCGCGACCCTTGATGGCAAGGAAATCACCGCGGCCAACACTTACGTTGCGAGCCCCGACCAAAGCTTTATCGACGCACTTGAATTTGATCCCGCCAGGGTCAAACAGCGCCTGATGTCAGTGGCAAGCGCAGACGCCGAACTTGTCGCAAGTTTGCTGTACGAGGTCGCCACCCACCGGTCAGCTGACGCCGCAACCTTGTTTTCCCCAGCCAAAGAAGGCTCTTTGGATGTGGGCATGGACAGGATCGGGAAAAGATTGAGCTCGGTGCAGCGCCTGGAAATAACTCACTCACCTCTGTCCGAGCAACTTCCAGACTGGGTGGACCAGGCCAAGAGCCGCACCATGAATGTAGTGGGCGTCGGCATGCAACTGTATGGCCTCTACAGCGCTTATCGAGGCGCGATTGAAGCACTCAAGCAAGGTGATCTCGGCGAGGTGGGGATCAACCTCGGCGGGGCCGGCGCGGAAATCACGTCGATCGGGGTCGAGTACGCGTTGGTCAAAACCGGCGAGCAAATGATCCGTCAGGGTTCGCAGAATCTGGACCTGTTCAGCAAAACCTCTTCGGGCAAGTGGCTGGCACGCAGCGCCGGGCTGGTCGCAGCGGCGCTGACCCTGCCCTTTGATATCTACACGGCTATCAAGTCATTTAACGACGCGGCCAAAACGGAAGGGAAAAAAGCTCAGGATCTGTACGTGACTGGCGGCCTGAGCGTGGCGAGTGGCGGCATCTCGCTCGCCTTGGGGATCGCCGCCCTGATGGGCCTCAAGTTTGCAGGTCCCATCGGCCTCGTGGCAGCGGGGCTGATGATTGCCGGCGCGACCATTTATCAAGCGGTTCGGGTGGTGGATGATATCGATGACTACATCGAACTGACGGTTGGCGAACGTTGGCGCGCGGGGTGGCTGGCGTTCTGGAGCATGGAGCAGGACGCTGAACTGATGGACCGTTTCAACGCAGCCAAAACCTACAGCGATTATGAAAAACTGCTCAAGAAGAGAAGCCTGGGCTGGCTGAAAAAAGAGTTCAAGGAACGCTTCGAAGCGGTCTACATCGGCCGCTTCGATGTAACGACCCAGCAAAGGGAAATTCACCGACTCGAATGGGCCGAAGGCGAGAAACCCTTTGATACTGTGAACAAGCCGATCATCAAGGAAACTGACGACATACTTTCCGCCTGGGATGGCCTGCCGGATGACAACGACCGCGTGGTGTCGGACCAGCGCGATGCGAAAAAAGGCGTGTTCTGGCAGCTCGGAGATGGCAATGATCTGATCATGGGTGTGGGGGACCAGCCCAACCACTTCAGCCTCGGTGCGGGGAAAAAGTACCTGACCGGCGGCAACAAGGACGACGCGTTTGTGTTCCAGTCCGCCGCCCAGACGCTACAGGCCGCATACAAAGAGGAACCCGGAACTCTGAAAGGAGGGCAAGGGACTGATCTGCTGTGGTTGCAGGGCAAGCACCAACACATTGATCACGGCGCCAATCCCACGCCCTATCTCGGTTATTCGATCGACCTTGCACAACAGAAAATCGAATTGATCCCCACCGACAGCACCACCAAACCGGTGTTGTTCGCGAATATCGAATCCATCGAAAAAGTCGAAACACTGGCCGGCGCGCAGAACAAAGTGATTGGTAGCGAGCAAGCGGATGTGATTGCGGCGAACGGCGACGACGGGGTCGACGCGGGCGCCGGCAACGACCATATCAGCCTGCGTGGCAATCACGTTGCAGCCGTTGGCGGCGCCGGTCTCGACACCTATCACCTGCACAAGGCAAGCCGGCGGATTTCCATCGCTGAAGACGGCAAGGATGAAAGCATCGTGTATCTGGGGGTGCCCATGGAGTTCGTGCAGCGCTGGACAGTTCAGGGCGAAACCCTGGTGATCCACTCATTGCGCGACCATCAACGCGCCTCGCCCCAACGGGAAGTGATCATCAAGAATGTTTACCAAACCCTCGGCAAACAACGTTCGTTGCACAACGCCAAGTGGGTATTCATTACTGCGGATGGCTATTACCTGCAGCCTGATTGGCCGACGGAAATCACTGGCACCGCGGATGTCACGCTCAAAGTGCTGGTCATCGTACCCGGTACCGCAAAAGCCGCGCCCGTCCTGCTCAACGGCAGCCGTACCGTTGAGCATGGCGCCCCGGAGACCTTCTATTGTCTGGATCGTGGAACGAAGCCCCGTCAGTTGCGCATCAATCAATCCGCTCAGGAACGACAGTGCACAATTTTCGCTGACTTCGACAGCAGCGAGATCAAAGCAGTCGAAGCCTCTTACACAGTGAGCGTGAAAAAAGGCATCAACACCGTCCTCGACTACAAGAGCCTTTCCTTCAAGTTAACGTTCGCCGAGGGGCTGTTATTCATCCATGAACCAATGGTGCAAGCCGCGCAGAACCCAGCGGACATGGGCGGCGGAATCATGGCATCGGGTTGGAAACTGCTCTGTGATATCACCCTGGTAATGCGCGACGGCGTGTCCTACTCCCTGGACTTCCCTCGTACCAACGTTCGCGAAGACGCGCGCAATCCCGGATACAGACTCATTCAGAGCCTTGGCTCACTGCGTCCGCGAGGGGGACGTTATATCTGCGCCAAACCCGTCACTACGCGATACGAACTGAAAGCAACAGCGCAAAGAATCGATCTGGCCGCGAGCGAATATCGCTCGATCCTGCATTTCGAAGGGCGCTCGAATACTTACGATCTTTACCCCTCGAAAAATGTTTCGCTGCAACTGTCTACCCATGAAGGCAGCGCAGCGTCTTCAACCTGGAACATCTACACGCAAAACGTCGATGAACGAATTTATCGCCAGGAAATTGCGCTCAACAAGAATCTATTGGAAATCGGCAGCGTTCATGTGCAGCTTCCAGATAGCGAAAACCCCGAACTTCCACTCGAAACGCTATACGTGATGCTTACTTCCGGCGTCACTTACAAAATCCATACGCTGTTCAACTGGATCGAACTGTTTGCCATCGACGCCTCGGCTTACGCGTCGGTCGCCGATGTCATTGCAGAGATTCAACAACACAAAAAATTCGAGTCGAATCAGGTATTCGAAGACACCAGAGTCCTGATTCAGAACATCCAAATGCAGTCCTCGACAGTGGGCGACATTTATTACATTGCCGATACCGATACCTGGGAGCTGGACAGCGATCCTGCTCAAATCATAAACACCGACGACCTGATGATTACGCCCAGATCAAACGCAGATTCGACTGAGATCGATCTGAAACCTGTCAAGGAATGA
- a CDS encoding glutamate-5-semialdehyde dehydrogenase, producing MTESVLDYMTRLGRAAREASRVIGRASTAQKNRALQAAANALDAARAELAAANEQDLANGRANGLEPALLERLELTPARIDGMIVGLRQVAALPDPVGSIRDMSFRPSGIQVGKMRVPLGVIGIIYESRPNVTIDAASLCLKSGNATILRGGSEAIHSNRAIAACIQRGLAEAELPAAVVQVVETTDRAAVGAMITMPEYIDVIVPRGGRGLIERISRDARVPVIKHLDGICHVYVSADADLPKAERIAFNAKTYRYGICGAMETLLVDQAVAKVFLPAMAARFREKGVELRGCERTRAIIDAVAATEDDWSTEYLAPILSIRVVDGLDQAIEHINHYGSHHTDSIVSENLADTRRFVAEVDSASVMINTPTCFADGFEYGLGAEIGISTDKLHARGPVGLEGLTCEKYIVVGDGQLRGQATV from the coding sequence ATGACTGAGTCCGTTCTTGACTACATGACCCGATTGGGTCGCGCCGCCCGTGAAGCCTCCCGGGTCATCGGCCGTGCCAGCACTGCGCAGAAGAATCGCGCGTTGCAGGCTGCTGCCAATGCTCTGGACGCTGCACGTGCCGAGCTCGCCGCAGCCAATGAACAGGATCTGGCCAACGGTCGCGCCAATGGCCTTGAGCCGGCTTTGCTGGAGCGTCTGGAACTGACTCCGGCGCGTATCGACGGCATGATCGTCGGCTTGCGTCAGGTGGCTGCATTGCCTGATCCGGTCGGTTCGATCCGCGACATGAGTTTCCGTCCGTCGGGCATTCAGGTCGGCAAGATGCGCGTGCCGCTGGGCGTGATCGGAATCATCTATGAATCCCGTCCGAATGTGACCATCGATGCGGCAAGTCTGTGCCTGAAGTCGGGCAATGCGACGATCCTGCGCGGTGGCTCCGAGGCGATTCATTCCAATCGCGCGATTGCCGCATGCATTCAGCGCGGTCTGGCCGAAGCCGAGTTGCCCGCCGCCGTGGTGCAAGTAGTCGAAACCACCGACCGTGCCGCCGTCGGTGCGATGATCACCATGCCTGAATACATCGACGTGATTGTCCCGCGCGGTGGCCGTGGTCTGATCGAGCGCATCAGCCGCGACGCCCGCGTACCGGTGATCAAACATCTGGACGGCATCTGTCACGTGTACGTTAGCGCAGACGCCGATCTGCCGAAGGCCGAGCGGATTGCCTTCAACGCCAAGACCTATCGCTACGGCATCTGCGGCGCGATGGAAACGTTGCTGGTCGATCAAGCGGTGGCAAAGGTTTTCCTCCCGGCCATGGCTGCCCGGTTCCGCGAGAAAGGCGTCGAGCTGCGTGGCTGCGAGCGTACCCGGGCGATCATCGACGCCGTCGCGGCCACGGAGGACGACTGGAGCACCGAGTATCTGGCGCCGATTCTGTCGATCCGCGTGGTCGACGGGCTGGATCAGGCTATCGAACACATCAACCATTATGGCTCTCATCACACCGACTCGATCGTCAGCGAAAACCTCGCCGACACCCGGCGCTTTGTCGCGGAAGTCGACTCGGCCTCGGTGATGATCAACACGCCGACATGCTTTGCCGACGGATTTGAATACGGTTTGGGTGCCGAGATCGGCATTTCTACTGATAAGCTGCACGCCCGCGGCCCGGTGGGGCTTGAAGGGCTGACCTGCGAGAAGTACATCGTGGTCGGCGATGGCCAGTTGCGCGGCCAGGCGACGGTTTGA
- the nadD gene encoding nicotinate-nucleotide adenylyltransferase, producing the protein MASCAARRRFDLSDLDLIAPHTDSESRPQRIGVLGGTFDPVHIGHLRGALEVAEALALDELRLTPSARPPHRGTPQVSAQDRLAMVECAVAGVPPLVVDARELQRDKPSYTIDTLELMRAELAADTQVFLLLGWDAFCGLPTWHRWEELLQHCHILVLQRPDADSEPPDALRNLLAARSVSDPLALKGPSGQIAFVWQTPLAVSATQIRQLLASGKSVRFLVPDAVLAYIDAHGLYRASN; encoded by the coding sequence ATGGCCAGTTGCGCGGCCAGGCGACGGTTTGACTTGAGCGACCTCGACCTGATAGCGCCGCACACCGACAGCGAGTCCCGTCCGCAACGCATTGGCGTGTTGGGCGGCACGTTCGACCCGGTGCATATCGGCCATCTGCGTGGCGCGCTGGAAGTCGCCGAAGCGCTGGCGCTCGATGAGCTGCGACTGACGCCGAGCGCGCGGCCACCGCATCGCGGCACGCCGCAAGTGTCGGCGCAGGATCGGCTGGCGATGGTCGAGTGCGCGGTGGCCGGAGTGCCGCCGCTGGTGGTGGACGCCCGCGAATTGCAGCGGGACAAGCCGTCTTACACCATTGATACCCTGGAGTTGATGCGCGCCGAACTGGCCGCAGATACCCAGGTTTTTCTGCTTTTGGGCTGGGACGCATTTTGCGGCCTGCCCACTTGGCATCGCTGGGAAGAGTTGCTCCAGCATTGCCATATCCTGGTGCTACAGCGCCCGGACGCCGACAGCGAACCGCCGGATGCCTTGCGCAACCTGCTGGCAGCGCGTTCGGTGAGCGACCCGCTGGCCCTGAAGGGGCCGAGCGGACAGATTGCATTCGTCTGGCAGACACCGCTCGCGGTTTCCGCCACCCAGATCCGTCAACTGCTGGCCAGCGGTAAGTCGGTACGTTTCCTGGTGCCCGACGCGGTCCTGGCCTACATCGATGCGCACGGTCTGTACCGTGCGTCGAACTGA